A DNA window from Ancylothrix sp. D3o contains the following coding sequences:
- a CDS encoding glycosyltransferase family 39 protein: protein MFNLEKSQGDDKRLEKFWILALTGCAFFLYSVDLDNLPLRDWDEGIVASVARDIFLSSNWLFPTQNGEIYLNKPPLIHSLIAVVYHFAGVSEWSARFVPAMLSALCVPLLYGVAREVFPRRTPAIFSALVYLTLLPVLRHGRLAMLDGAINCFLLLTIWCVLRSRRDLRFAFGVGLGLGLVALTKGILAILLSTIVGIFILWDTPRLLRSKYLWFGLFLGALPACAWYGLQILHYGDVFVKNHLLNQSFNRIVTKVEGNTGPVWYYLLELLKYGWPWLFFVPMGLRLLWENRTMGWAKLIFVWGGVYLTVISLMQTKLPWYVLPVYPVLALVCGVSLAEMWGRRIVNRRFFPVSELQKGKIYSGWWVGVFGLLAVVGLAGCVYFGFGPVIEPDIQLVMACVAVTMTAVAFLIFQQDPQFILVLFWGCYLSLTLFVISDHWVWELAENYPVKPVAEIIKKSTPPGKIIYTSFGYNRPSLDFYSNRRVIAASLEQLQKHAQQEDKPYLLLDEKALQNIKINGKKELGRKAGWILVTGD, encoded by the coding sequence ATGTTTAATTTAGAAAAGTCTCAAGGGGATGATAAGCGTTTAGAAAAATTCTGGATTTTGGCCCTCACCGGTTGCGCGTTTTTTTTATATAGTGTTGATCTTGATAATTTGCCTTTGCGTGATTGGGATGAGGGGATTGTTGCCTCGGTGGCGCGTGATATTTTTCTTTCTTCTAATTGGCTTTTTCCTACTCAAAATGGCGAAATTTATTTGAATAAGCCTCCCTTAATTCATTCGTTGATTGCTGTGGTTTATCACTTTGCTGGGGTGAGTGAGTGGTCGGCAAGATTTGTCCCCGCCATGTTATCGGCGTTATGTGTTCCGCTTTTATATGGGGTGGCGCGTGAGGTTTTCCCCCGCCGGACACCGGCTATTTTTTCGGCTTTGGTTTATCTTACGTTGTTGCCGGTTCTCCGTCATGGCCGGTTGGCGATGTTGGATGGCGCAATTAATTGTTTTTTGCTATTAACAATTTGGTGTGTTTTACGTTCCCGTCGAGATTTACGTTTTGCCTTTGGTGTTGGTTTGGGTTTGGGTTTAGTAGCTTTAACAAAAGGAATTTTAGCGATACTTTTGTCTACAATTGTAGGGATTTTTATTCTTTGGGATACGCCGCGTTTGTTGCGTTCAAAATATTTGTGGTTTGGGTTGTTTTTGGGGGCGTTACCGGCCTGCGCTTGGTATGGGTTGCAAATTCTCCACTATGGTGATGTTTTTGTCAAAAATCATTTATTAAATCAGTCGTTTAACCGCATTGTGACAAAGGTGGAGGGAAACACCGGCCCAGTTTGGTATTATCTGCTGGAACTTTTAAAATATGGCTGGCCTTGGTTATTTTTTGTGCCGATGGGGTTGCGCTTATTGTGGGAAAATCGGACGATGGGCTGGGCAAAGTTAATTTTTGTTTGGGGTGGGGTGTACTTAACTGTCATCTCGTTGATGCAGACAAAATTACCTTGGTATGTGTTGCCGGTTTATCCGGTGTTGGCGTTGGTTTGTGGGGTGAGTTTGGCTGAGATGTGGGGCCGGCGGATTGTCAATCGCAGGTTTTTTCCCGTATCAGAGTTACAGAAGGGAAAAATTTATTCTGGCTGGTGGGTGGGGGTGTTTGGGTTGTTGGCGGTGGTGGGTTTGGCGGGATGTGTTTATTTTGGGTTTGGGCCGGTTATTGAACCAGATATCCAGTTAGTGATGGCTTGTGTGGCTGTGACAATGACGGCGGTGGCGTTTTTAATTTTCCAACAAGATCCGCAGTTTATTTTAGTTTTGTTTTGGGGTTGTTATTTGTCGTTGACTTTGTTTGTGATCAGTGATCATTGGGTCTGGGAATTAGCAGAAAATTATCCCGTTAAGCCGGTGGCGGAAATTATTAAAAAATCAACTCCGCCAGGGAAGATTATTTATACTTCGTTTGGATATAACCGGCCTTCTTTGGATTTTTATAGTAACCGCCGAGTAATTGCCGCGAGTTTGGAACAACTGCAAAAACACGCCCAACAAGAAGATAAACCGTATTTGTTATTGGATGAAAAAGCATTGCAGAACATCAAAATAAATGGGAAGAAAGAATTGGGAAGAAAGGCCGGGTGGATATTGGTAACAGGGGATTAG